Proteins from a genomic interval of Cognatishimia sp. WU-CL00825:
- a CDS encoding carbohydrate kinase, translating into MILCCGEALIDMIPSTSLEGQDGFVPHAGGSVFNTAIALGRLGVSTGMLAGVSRDLFGQLLVSRLHESHVDTSFVVTSDRPTTLAFVHLADGHATYTFFDENSAGRMVTAIDFPAVPPGVDALYFGGISLAVEPAADAFVQLMAAQSNQRAIIVDPNIRPAFIQDHARYRARLAMIFKYADIVKVSDEDLDWIYQEPLSQKEKAHMILDQGVSLVILTRGKSGAKGFLANGDEVIAPAHLVDVVDTVGAGDTFNAGVLANLAQSSMLTKSGIHRLSVTDVQSALHYGAKIAAVTVSRAGANPPWLEDL; encoded by the coding sequence ATGATTTTGTGTTGCGGTGAGGCGTTGATCGATATGATTCCGTCCACATCCCTTGAGGGGCAAGATGGATTTGTGCCCCACGCGGGTGGTTCGGTTTTTAACACGGCCATTGCATTAGGGCGATTGGGCGTATCAACGGGTATGTTGGCTGGGGTTTCACGTGATTTATTCGGTCAGTTGTTAGTAAGCAGGCTGCATGAAAGTCATGTAGATACGTCTTTTGTTGTCACCTCTGATCGACCAACAACACTTGCCTTTGTGCATTTGGCAGACGGGCATGCGACCTATACCTTTTTTGACGAAAACTCTGCTGGTCGCATGGTGACTGCCATAGATTTCCCTGCTGTCCCGCCAGGGGTTGATGCCTTGTATTTTGGTGGGATCAGTTTGGCGGTAGAACCTGCGGCCGATGCCTTTGTGCAGCTTATGGCAGCGCAAAGTAATCAGCGGGCGATCATTGTCGATCCAAATATTCGCCCAGCCTTTATCCAGGACCATGCGCGATACCGGGCGCGACTTGCGATGATTTTCAAGTATGCAGACATCGTAAAGGTTTCTGACGAAGATCTGGACTGGATTTACCAAGAGCCTTTGTCGCAGAAAGAAAAGGCGCATATGATTTTGGATCAGGGGGTATCGCTTGTGATCCTGACGCGCGGCAAAAGCGGTGCCAAAGGGTTTTTGGCCAATGGCGACGAAGTCATAGCGCCGGCGCATTTGGTGGATGTGGTTGATACTGTCGGGGCCGGAGATACGTTTAACGCAGGCGTTTTGGCCAATTTGGCGCAATCATCGATGCTAACGAAATCAGGCATTCACCGGTTGTCTGTTACGGATGTGCAATCAGCCTTGCACTATGGGGCGAAAATTGCCGCTGTGACTGTGTCGCGGGCAGGGGCCAATCCCCCGTGGCTTGAAGACCTTTAG
- a CDS encoding mannitol dehydrogenase family protein: MKLTNDTVASLPDTVQRPQYDRATLRPGIVHIGLGNFHRAHQAWYLHRLMQMGRALDWAIIGASVRANDIAMHDKLKTQDCLTTLIELDPAGTSAEVIGSMIDYVPIEDGNGPLINALTNPAIRIASLTVTESGYFVDSATGALDLGHPDLQFDVANPAKPSTVFGAIVAALKIRRAAGSGPFTVQSCDNLQGNGNITRQAVVGLAKQTDPKLAVWIDETVSFPNSMVDCIVPATGPTEIARAQALGIEDMAPVTHENYRQWVMEDDFCAGRPDWDLVGATLTETVHDHEKMKMRVLNAGHQVVANVGELLSVETIADSLKHSLIAAFFHKVQHEEIAPYVKPVPGMSPSNYVALIEKRFANPYILDTTRRVAFDGSSRHPGFVLPILRDALEAGGEIQGLALVEALWARMCAGTRQDGTEIAPNDPQWGSLVKTALAARDDPRCWLKQQQIYGDLDQNALFVSAFEVWLSEIWENGCEAALTKYTGQTAVK; encoded by the coding sequence ATGAAGTTAACGAATGACACAGTTGCAAGCCTGCCAGATACGGTTCAGCGTCCGCAGTATGACCGCGCGACTTTACGACCGGGCATCGTGCACATCGGATTGGGAAATTTCCACCGCGCACATCAGGCTTGGTATCTTCATCGCCTGATGCAAATGGGCCGTGCGCTGGATTGGGCCATAATCGGTGCAAGCGTGCGCGCCAATGACATTGCCATGCATGATAAACTGAAGACCCAGGATTGCTTGACCACTCTCATAGAGTTGGACCCTGCAGGCACCTCGGCCGAAGTCATTGGGTCGATGATCGACTATGTGCCGATTGAAGATGGCAATGGGCCGCTTATCAATGCGCTGACAAATCCGGCCATTAGAATTGCGTCGTTGACGGTCACTGAAAGCGGGTATTTTGTCGACAGTGCCACGGGCGCACTAGATTTGGGCCATCCAGATTTGCAGTTCGACGTGGCGAACCCTGCAAAACCGAGCACGGTGTTCGGGGCGATTGTGGCTGCCCTTAAAATACGACGAGCTGCGGGATCTGGCCCGTTCACGGTGCAAAGCTGTGACAATTTGCAAGGCAATGGCAATATCACCCGACAAGCTGTCGTTGGTTTAGCCAAACAGACTGATCCAAAGCTCGCAGTTTGGATTGATGAAACCGTGTCATTTCCAAATTCGATGGTGGATTGCATTGTGCCTGCGACCGGGCCGACAGAAATTGCGCGGGCGCAGGCGCTGGGCATCGAGGATATGGCACCGGTAACCCATGAAAATTATCGTCAATGGGTCATGGAAGATGACTTTTGTGCAGGTCGCCCGGACTGGGATCTGGTAGGGGCAACGCTTACGGAAACGGTGCATGATCATGAAAAAATGAAAATGCGCGTATTGAATGCGGGTCATCAGGTGGTTGCCAATGTCGGAGAGCTTTTGTCAGTTGAGACCATTGCTGACAGCCTGAAACATTCTTTGATTGCCGCCTTTTTTCACAAGGTGCAGCACGAAGAGATCGCGCCATATGTAAAACCTGTTCCGGGCATGTCACCCTCTAACTACGTGGCGTTGATCGAGAAGCGCTTTGCCAACCCCTATATTTTAGATACGACGCGTCGAGTGGCCTTTGACGGATCGTCCCGACATCCGGGCTTTGTTTTGCCGATCTTGCGAGATGCACTTGAAGCAGGTGGTGAGATTCAGGGCTTGGCGTTGGTTGAGGCGCTTTGGGCGCGCATGTGCGCAGGCACCCGCCAAGACGGTACCGAAATTGCGCCAAACGATCCGCAGTGGGGCAGTTTGGTTAAAACGGCACTGGCTGCGCGCGATGATCCAAGGTGTTGGCTGAAACAACAGCAAATCTATGGCGATTTGGACCAGAATGCGTTGTTTGTTTCTGCATTCGAAGTCTGGCTAAGCGAAATTTGGGAAAATGGATGCGAGGCCGCGCTGACCAAATATACGGGCCAAACAGCGGTCAAATGA
- a CDS encoding SDR family oxidoreductase: MMRLAGKSALVTGGARGIGRAFAQAYIQEGARFAIAEIDFGQAQQTAADLGTNALAAKMDVSAQASIDAAVVQTVKAFGQKKREVGNAVPYGRMARAEDLTGMAVFLASREADYIVAQTYNVDGGQWMS; encoded by the coding sequence ATGATGCGTTTGGCTGGCAAATCAGCCCTTGTGACTGGCGGCGCCCGAGGTATCGGGCGCGCCTTTGCCCAGGCGTACATTCAAGAAGGCGCGCGGTTTGCCATTGCCGAAATTGATTTTGGGCAGGCCCAGCAAACAGCCGCAGACCTCGGTACAAATGCGCTTGCCGCAAAAATGGATGTGTCGGCGCAGGCCAGCATTGATGCGGCGGTGGTTCAAACGGTCAAAGCCTTTGGGCAAAAGAAACGCGAAGTGGGCAATGCCGTTCCCTATGGACGGATGGCGCGCGCCGAGGACCTGACTGGCATGGCGGTGTTTCTGGCCAGCAGAGAGGCCGACTACATCGTTGCACAGACGTACAATGTGGATGGCGGCCAATGGATGAGCTGA
- a CDS encoding ABC transporter ATP-binding protein → MGQIQLNQVTKSFGDVQVIPPLDLTIEDGEFTVFVGPSGCGKSTLLRLIAGLEDITSGNIAIDGGDATDVPPAKRGLAMVFQSYALYPHMSVRKNIAFPMRMAKIEQGEQDRRIEAAAKALNLTDYLERRPGQLSGGQRQRVAIGRAIVREPAAFLFDEPLSNLDAALRVGMRLEISELHERLKTTMIYVTHDQVEAMTMADKIVVLRAGFIEQVGSPLELYHRPRNVFVAGFIGSPKMNIISGEEAKKHGVTSIGIRPEHVDVSKTEGLWKGRVGVAEHLGSDTFIHVHDTGLADMLTVRITGDIEARHGDTIYLNPQMDKLHKFDAQGLRVE, encoded by the coding sequence ATGGGACAAATTCAACTGAACCAAGTGACCAAAAGCTTCGGCGACGTCCAGGTCATTCCACCTCTGGACCTCACCATCGAAGACGGAGAGTTTACAGTCTTTGTCGGACCTTCGGGCTGCGGTAAATCAACACTCTTGCGCCTGATTGCAGGCCTTGAAGATATCACCTCGGGCAATATTGCGATTGATGGCGGCGATGCTACGGATGTGCCCCCAGCCAAACGCGGCCTAGCCATGGTGTTCCAATCCTATGCGCTTTACCCGCATATGTCGGTGCGTAAGAACATTGCCTTTCCAATGCGGATGGCAAAAATCGAGCAGGGTGAACAAGATCGTCGCATCGAAGCTGCGGCCAAGGCCCTGAACCTGACCGATTATCTGGAACGTCGACCTGGCCAGCTTTCAGGTGGTCAACGGCAAAGGGTGGCCATCGGCCGTGCCATTGTCCGCGAGCCCGCAGCGTTTTTGTTTGATGAACCTCTTTCCAATCTGGACGCGGCTTTGCGTGTGGGTATGCGGCTTGAGATCAGCGAACTGCACGAACGTCTGAAAACGACAATGATTTATGTGACGCATGATCAGGTCGAAGCCATGACAATGGCCGATAAGATTGTGGTGTTGCGCGCTGGGTTTATCGAACAAGTTGGCTCGCCCCTCGAGCTGTACCACCGGCCACGCAATGTCTTTGTGGCAGGCTTTATCGGATCTCCGAAAATGAACATCATTTCTGGGGAAGAGGCCAAAAAGCATGGCGTGACTTCGATTGGTATTCGTCCGGAACATGTTGATGTCAGCAAAACCGAAGGCCTTTGGAAAGGCCGCGTCGGGGTCGCTGAACATCTTGGATCTGATACCTTTATCCATGTGCACGACACAGGGCTGGCTGACATGTTAACGGTGCGTATCACCGGCGATATCGAAGCCCGGCACGGTGACACGATCTATCTGAACCCACAGATGGACAAACTGCATAAATTTGACGCCCAGGGTTTGCGGGTCGAATGA
- a CDS encoding carbohydrate ABC transporter permease, with amino-acid sequence MARSVTTQRKTINTVFAWSFGLLIFFPILWTILTSFKTEAQAIADPPIFLGFNWTLENYSAVMERSNYMRFLWNSIFIAGGSTILGIIIAVPAAWSMAFVPSKRTKDILLWMLSTKMLPAVGVLYPIYLIFIRMGLLDTKIGLMVVLMLINLPIIVWMLYTYFREIPGEILEAARMDGASLKEEIIYVLTPMAIPGIASTLLLNVILAWNEAFWTLNLTAAKAAPLTAFIASYSSPEGLFYAKLSAASTMAIAPILILGWFSQKQLVSGLTFGAVK; translated from the coding sequence ATGGCTCGCTCTGTCACAACACAACGCAAAACCATCAACACGGTCTTTGCCTGGAGTTTTGGTCTGCTGATCTTCTTTCCGATCCTGTGGACCATCTTAACCAGCTTCAAAACCGAAGCTCAGGCCATCGCTGACCCTCCCATTTTCTTGGGGTTCAATTGGACGCTGGAAAACTATTCCGCGGTCATGGAACGGTCAAACTATATGCGGTTCCTGTGGAACTCGATCTTTATCGCCGGGGGCTCAACTATACTTGGCATCATCATCGCGGTGCCTGCCGCCTGGTCGATGGCATTTGTTCCTAGCAAACGGACAAAGGATATCCTGCTTTGGATGTTGTCCACCAAAATGCTGCCAGCTGTTGGTGTGCTGTATCCGATCTATCTGATCTTCATTCGCATGGGACTGCTGGATACAAAGATTGGCTTGATGGTGGTTTTGATGCTTATCAACCTGCCGATCATCGTTTGGATGCTTTACACTTACTTCCGCGAAATCCCAGGTGAAATTCTGGAAGCCGCGCGTATGGACGGGGCGTCGCTGAAGGAAGAGATCATCTATGTTCTTACACCGATGGCCATTCCCGGAATTGCGTCGACCCTTCTATTGAACGTCATCCTTGCTTGGAATGAAGCCTTCTGGACGCTGAACCTAACCGCTGCAAAAGCGGCCCCGCTGACGGCCTTTATCGCCAGCTATTCCAGCCCAGAAGGCCTGTTTTACGCAAAGCTTAGTGCGGCATCCACCATGGCCATCGCGCCAATCCTCATTCTTGGCTGGTTTAGCCAGAAACAACTTGTCAGCGGCCTGACCTTCGGCGCCGTCAAATAG
- a CDS encoding sugar ABC transporter permease produces MATQHSRSAARIMMAPAVILLLGWMLVPLTMTLYFSFKKYLPLRGGDLGWVGFDNYVRFVSSSAFWPSVLTTLIVVGGVLVITIIFGVLLALLLNQPMWGQGVVRILVIAPFFVMPTVSALVWKNMFMDPVNGLFAHLWKFFGAEPVSWLSQASLESIIMIVSWQWLPFATLILLTAIQSLDSEQLEAAEMDGAPPIKRFAFITLPHLSRAITVVVLIQTIFLLSIFAEIFVTTQGAFGTKTLTYLIFQRVLESQNVGLGSAGGVYAIILANIVAIFLMRIVGKNLDK; encoded by the coding sequence ATGGCTACTCAACACTCCAGATCTGCTGCCAGGATCATGATGGCACCTGCTGTCATACTGCTCTTGGGATGGATGCTGGTCCCCCTCACGATGACACTCTACTTCTCGTTCAAGAAATACCTGCCGCTGCGTGGTGGTGATCTGGGATGGGTCGGTTTTGACAACTATGTCAGGTTTGTCTCATCAAGCGCCTTTTGGCCAAGTGTTCTGACAACTTTGATTGTTGTTGGCGGCGTTTTAGTTATCACCATCATTTTTGGCGTGCTTCTGGCACTTCTGCTGAACCAACCCATGTGGGGGCAGGGCGTTGTCAGAATATTAGTTATTGCCCCATTTTTTGTAATGCCGACAGTTTCCGCACTTGTCTGGAAAAATATGTTCATGGATCCAGTGAACGGTCTGTTTGCGCATCTTTGGAAATTCTTTGGTGCAGAGCCGGTGTCATGGCTTAGTCAGGCGTCACTGGAATCCATCATTATGATTGTGTCTTGGCAGTGGTTGCCCTTTGCAACGCTTATTCTGCTGACCGCGATCCAGTCTTTGGACAGTGAACAGCTGGAAGCCGCAGAAATGGACGGTGCCCCGCCCATCAAACGCTTTGCCTTTATCACCTTGCCTCACCTGAGCCGTGCGATCACCGTTGTGGTTTTGATCCAGACAATCTTTCTACTGTCGATCTTTGCCGAAATCTTCGTGACCACCCAGGGCGCGTTTGGAACCAAAACACTCACCTATTTGATCTTTCAGCGGGTGCTGGAAAGCCAAAACGTGGGACTTGGATCTGCGGGCGGCGTCTACGCCATCATCCTTGCCAATATCGTTGCGATCTTCCTGATGCGCATCGTCGGCAAGAACTTGGACAAGTAA
- a CDS encoding sugar ABC transporter substrate-binding protein → MSLKNTLRAATAMSVLATTAAFADTITIATVNNGDMIRMQGLTSDFTAKTGHEVEWVTLEENILRQRVTQDIATKGGQFDIMTIGMYETPIWGAQDWLVPLNDLSAEYDIDDLLPAMRNGLSHDGIMYAAPFYGESSMVFYRTDLMEAAGLEMPASPTWGFIREAALAMTDKENEIYGACLRGKAGWGDNMAFVTSMANSFGARWFDENWKPQFDSPEWKETLTFYLDLMEQAGPPGSSGNSFNENLTLFNQGKCGMWIDATVAASKLTNPDDSVVADKVGFALAPHKEGVSKNGNWLWAWALAIPAGTQNVDAAKQFIEWSTSKDYIELVAANEGWANVPPGARTSLYENPEYQKIPFAKVTLDSILSADPNQPTVKPVPYVGVQFAAIPEFAGIAGQVGQEFSAAVAGQQTAEQALAKAQALTAEEMEAAGY, encoded by the coding sequence ATGTCTTTGAAGAACACACTTCGTGCAGCCACGGCTATGTCGGTGCTTGCAACGACAGCGGCTTTTGCTGACACGATTACAATCGCCACCGTGAACAACGGTGACATGATCCGAATGCAGGGTCTGACAAGCGATTTCACCGCCAAAACCGGCCATGAAGTAGAATGGGTTACCCTGGAAGAGAATATTCTTCGCCAGCGTGTGACACAGGACATTGCCACCAAGGGTGGTCAGTTCGACATCATGACGATCGGCATGTACGAGACACCGATTTGGGGTGCCCAGGATTGGCTTGTCCCGCTGAATGATCTGTCTGCCGAATATGATATCGACGATTTGCTGCCAGCGATGCGCAATGGCTTGTCCCATGATGGCATCATGTATGCAGCACCGTTTTATGGTGAATCATCCATGGTGTTTTATCGTACCGATCTGATGGAAGCAGCCGGCCTTGAAATGCCAGCTTCGCCGACTTGGGGCTTTATTCGTGAAGCGGCCTTGGCGATGACGGACAAAGAAAACGAAATCTATGGTGCTTGCCTGCGTGGAAAAGCGGGATGGGGCGACAACATGGCGTTTGTCACATCCATGGCCAACTCGTTTGGTGCACGTTGGTTTGACGAAAACTGGAAACCGCAGTTTGATTCCCCAGAGTGGAAAGAAACACTAACTTTCTATCTGGATCTTATGGAGCAAGCTGGCCCTCCAGGCTCGTCTGGAAACAGCTTTAACGAAAACCTGACGCTGTTTAACCAAGGCAAATGCGGCATGTGGATTGACGCCACCGTGGCGGCCTCGAAGCTGACAAACCCAGATGATTCCGTTGTTGCGGATAAAGTGGGCTTTGCGCTTGCACCCCATAAAGAAGGTGTGTCCAAAAACGGCAACTGGTTGTGGGCTTGGGCGCTGGCGATCCCTGCGGGAACGCAAAATGTCGATGCGGCCAAACAGTTTATCGAGTGGTCCACGTCTAAGGATTACATCGAGTTGGTAGCTGCAAACGAAGGTTGGGCAAATGTGCCTCCGGGTGCGCGGACATCGCTGTATGAGAACCCTGAGTACCAGAAGATCCCATTTGCCAAAGTGACGCTCGACAGCATCTTGTCTGCAGATCCAAACCAACCCACCGTTAAGCCGGTGCCCTATGTTGGCGTGCAATTTGCGGCAATTCCGGAATTCGCGGGTATCGCGGGCCAAGTTGGCCAGGAATTCTCGGCTGCCGTTGCAGGACAACAGACTGCTGAACAGGCTCTGGCCAAAGCCCAGGCGCTGACAGCAGAAGAAATGGAAGCTGCGGGTTACTAA
- a CDS encoding LacI family DNA-binding transcriptional regulator, with product MSDPKIKNMDDFASVSGISRPTISKYFNDPSSVRKTTRERIERALEQFEYRPNMYAMNQNRRLTKNIGIVVPYLADPFFAEMARNIENHVLEAGFRPVLLGSHGDPESEIENLENLRLMKPAGVLLAPLGRGSDPARIEAFCKDVPTVLFDANIEDLGEAFIGSDNDQSVNLIVEYLCRTGEPPAFFEMKTPANPNALKRRTAYVTAMQRLGHKPHLVQAAGEGWDFEEIGFREGTRVISERSLPSDTILCSNDRLAIGFLSAAYQLGLRIGIADNCALRVAGHDDHPFSRYSCPTLTTVSQDYVSIAAQSAATLIGLIESGNAAEAKSVTLFEGSLIMRGSA from the coding sequence ATGAGCGACCCAAAAATCAAGAACATGGATGATTTTGCATCCGTAAGTGGGATTTCGCGCCCAACGATTTCAAAATACTTCAATGACCCATCAAGCGTGCGCAAAACAACGCGCGAGCGTATAGAGCGGGCGCTGGAGCAATTTGAGTATCGCCCAAATATGTATGCGATGAACCAGAACCGGCGGCTGACCAAGAACATTGGTATTGTTGTGCCCTATCTGGCTGACCCATTTTTTGCTGAAATGGCACGCAATATTGAAAATCACGTGCTCGAAGCGGGGTTCCGTCCGGTTTTACTGGGGTCGCATGGGGATCCGGAAAGTGAAATTGAGAACCTCGAGAACCTGCGCTTGATGAAACCAGCGGGCGTGTTGCTCGCGCCTTTGGGGCGCGGCTCGGATCCGGCGCGTATTGAAGCGTTTTGCAAAGACGTCCCAACCGTGTTGTTTGATGCCAATATAGAGGATCTGGGAGAGGCTTTTATTGGATCAGACAATGATCAAAGCGTGAATTTGATTGTGGAGTACCTGTGCCGGACAGGCGAACCGCCGGCATTTTTTGAAATGAAAACACCCGCAAACCCGAATGCTCTGAAACGGCGCACTGCTTATGTGACAGCGATGCAGCGCTTGGGGCACAAGCCGCATTTGGTGCAGGCGGCGGGCGAGGGCTGGGATTTTGAAGAAATTGGTTTTCGCGAAGGCACACGCGTTATTTCAGAACGCAGCCTGCCCTCAGATACAATTTTGTGCAGCAATGACCGTTTGGCGATTGGATTTTTGTCCGCGGCCTATCAGTTGGGGTTGCGTATTGGGATCGCCGACAATTGCGCATTGCGCGTTGCCGGGCACGATGATCACCCGTTTTCGCGCTATAGCTGCCCAACTTTGACGACGGTTTCCCAAGATTATGTCTCGATTGCAGCTCAAAGCGCGGCCACGCTTATTGGCTTGATCGAGTCGGGAAATGCCGCCGAAGCCAAGAGCGTCACTTTGTTTGAAGGCAGTTTGATCATGAGGGGGTCTGCTTAA
- the cobT gene encoding nicotinate-nucleotide--dimethylbenzimidazole phosphoribosyltransferase, with protein MTATFSTLNEFRTQLAGAKGPNAVAKSEAEERNGQLTKPPGALGRLEDLAIWYAGWRGTARPEIANPQVIVFAGNHGVTAQGVSAFPAEVTEQMVLNFQHGGAAINQLSRAAGAKLSVHALDLDTPTADFTQGPGMTEAEVVEALRTGWDAVDDNTDLLVVGEMGIGNTTSGAAVLNAIYGGEAEDWVGRGTGVDDAGLRLKADVVRAGLKTNAGVTGLEALRCLGGRELAAMAGAIARARVDQIPVILDGFICTAAAVTLLEAQDGALDHAVAGHVSAEAAHFNVLKKLGKEPLLAMNMRLGEASGGALAINVLKSAVACHSGMATFAEAGVSDS; from the coding sequence GGCAAAAGGCCCAAATGCAGTGGCAAAATCCGAGGCGGAAGAGCGCAATGGGCAGTTGACCAAGCCACCGGGGGCTTTGGGGCGGCTCGAGGATTTGGCGATATGGTATGCCGGATGGCGTGGCACGGCGCGCCCTGAAATCGCCAATCCTCAGGTGATCGTCTTTGCCGGGAACCACGGCGTCACAGCACAGGGGGTTTCAGCGTTTCCAGCTGAGGTCACCGAACAAATGGTGCTGAATTTTCAACACGGCGGCGCAGCAATCAATCAATTGTCGCGTGCAGCAGGGGCCAAGCTTTCTGTGCATGCGCTTGATCTTGACACTCCAACTGCGGATTTCACGCAGGGGCCAGGCATGACCGAGGCAGAGGTTGTTGAGGCCCTGCGCACTGGCTGGGACGCTGTGGACGACAACACCGATCTCTTGGTGGTTGGCGAAATGGGTATCGGCAATACCACCAGCGGCGCAGCGGTCTTGAATGCGATTTATGGCGGCGAGGCCGAAGATTGGGTTGGTCGTGGCACCGGGGTTGATGATGCTGGTTTGCGCCTTAAGGCCGATGTTGTGCGCGCAGGGCTGAAAACCAACGCTGGTGTGACGGGTCTTGAGGCCCTGCGTTGTTTAGGTGGCCGCGAGCTTGCCGCGATGGCGGGCGCTATTGCGCGGGCTCGGGTCGATCAAATACCGGTCATTTTGGACGGGTTTATTTGCACAGCTGCCGCCGTCACGCTGTTAGAGGCCCAAGACGGGGCACTTGACCACGCGGTTGCCGGGCATGTGTCCGCCGAGGCTGCGCATTTCAACGTGTTAAAGAAGCTGGGAAAAGAACCGCTTTTGGCCATGAACATGCGCCTAGGCGAAGCCTCTGGCGGCGCGTTGGCGATCAATGTTTTAAAAAGCGCAGTTGCCTGTCATTCGGGCATGGCGACTTTTGCCGAGGCCGGGGTGTCTGATAGCTAA